A single region of the Gemella sp. zg-570 genome encodes:
- a CDS encoding site-specific DNA-methyltransferase, with the protein MANISQQKRQKMLDFLNKLKGEHQDDESLRALGQIETALNEKKYGLVWEKHTEKVDEMLEHNIPVFCEDENRKITVKENEVYNFLLEGDNLHSLKLLEKTHKGKIDVIYIDPPYNTGNKDFIYNDSFVDKTDGYSHSKWLSFMEQRLEIARELLSDEGVIFISIDDNEQAQLKLLCDEVFGEENFIAIYKWNKTSTPPSLSKKVRNKFEYVICYEKNRTDIKYNAGITLGGDMPLLNEGNTVRDIKFDKSKVKFSFNGKFKKGNYGKIELKNDLDIVDGFSKEDFVLRGCFKWTQETVDEEVLNETTFVIKSKKFSPRYVRVGERIKRPSDIISMNECRVETNEGAKKELNILVPNNSMTYPKPTSLIKYLIRFTENNRTNKIILDFFAGSGTTGHAVMQLNKEDGGNRKYILCTNNENNICEEVTYQRLKNIQEDLPHNLKYFKTKFIAKYESDEDEESISEKMLEHIKELIELEYHIEIDNKKYIILDDEDKLDEIVNTIKEYGKLFISSGIFLSRSHQRILDDKNVSVINIPEYYYRSELKEVGEI; encoded by the coding sequence ATGGCAAACATATCACAGCAAAAAAGACAGAAAATGCTAGACTTTTTAAATAAACTAAAAGGGGAACATCAAGATGATGAAAGTCTAAGAGCTTTGGGTCAAATTGAAACAGCACTTAACGAGAAAAAATACGGTCTAGTCTGGGAAAAACACACAGAAAAAGTAGATGAAATGTTAGAACACAACATACCCGTATTCTGTGAAGATGAGAATAGAAAAATCACAGTAAAAGAAAATGAAGTTTACAATTTTTTATTAGAGGGGGACAATCTCCACTCCCTAAAACTCCTTGAAAAAACACACAAGGGGAAAATTGATGTTATCTATATCGACCCGCCTTATAATACGGGTAACAAGGACTTCATTTATAACGACAGCTTTGTTGATAAAACAGACGGTTATTCACATAGCAAATGGCTATCCTTTATGGAACAAAGACTTGAAATTGCCAGAGAGCTTTTAAGTGATGAGGGTGTTATTTTTATCTCTATTGATGATAATGAACAAGCACAACTAAAATTACTTTGTGATGAAGTGTTTGGGGAAGAAAATTTTATTGCAATTTATAAGTGGAATAAAACGTCAACCCCACCTTCATTATCTAAGAAAGTAAGAAATAAATTTGAATATGTTATTTGTTATGAAAAAAATAGAACTGATATTAAATATAATGCTGGAATTACTCTTGGTGGAGATATGCCTTTGTTGAATGAAGGAAATACAGTTAGAGATATAAAGTTTGATAAATCAAAAGTTAAATTTAGTTTTAATGGAAAATTTAAAAAAGGAAATTATGGAAAAATAGAATTAAAAAATGATTTAGATATTGTTGACGGATTTTCAAAAGAAGATTTTGTTTTAAGAGGATGTTTTAAATGGACTCAAGAAACAGTAGATGAGGAGGTACTTAACGAAACAACTTTTGTAATAAAATCTAAAAAATTTTCTCCACGTTATGTTAGAGTTGGGGAAAGAATAAAACGTCCTTCAGATATTATTTCTATGAATGAGTGTAGAGTTGAAACAAATGAAGGAGCAAAAAAAGAACTTAATATTTTAGTTCCTAATAATTCCATGACTTATCCAAAACCTACATCTTTAATTAAATATTTAATTAGATTTACTGAAAATAACAGAACAAATAAAATTATTTTAGACTTTTTCGCAGGGTCAGGCACAACGGGGCATGCAGTAATGCAACTAAATAAAGAAGACGGAGGAAATCGTAAATATATTCTTTGCACCAATAATGAAAATAATATTTGCGAGGAAGTAACCTACCAAAGATTAAAAAATATTCAAGAAGACTTACCCCATAACTTAAAATACTTTAAAACAAAATTTATTGCTAAATATGAAAGTGATGAAGATGAAGAAAGTATCTCTGAAAAAATGCTAGAACATATTAAAGAACTAATTGAACTAGAATATCACATTGAAATAGACAATAAAAAATATATTATTTTAGATGATGAAGATAAACTTGATGAAATAGTTAATACTATAAAAGAATATGGAAAACTATTTATTAGCTCGGGTATCTTCTTATCAAGAAGCCATCAAAGAATATTAGACGATAAAAATGTTTCTGTAATCAATATTCCTGAATATTACTACAGAAGTGAACTTAAGGAGGTTGGAGAGATATGA
- a CDS encoding zinc-binding dehydrogenase: MLSVVKTKAGYDNLEILELEEPKVYGDKVKIAVGFTGICGSDIHTFKGEYNSKNLPVTLGHEFSGRVVEVGENVKNIRVGDRVTSETTFETCGECIYCQSKDYNLCSKRKGIGTQINGSMAKYVLSREESCHVLPDNVSLEAASLTEPLACCTHAVMEKTSVKDGDVVLVIGPGPIGLLLSQVAKANGAKVILTGITKDMPRLNLAKEIGIDIIVDSLKENLEEIVLRETNGYGVDKAFDCSGAVIAVNSALPLVKKKGDFVQVGLFAEKRNSLDQESIIQRELRYIGSRSQKPSSWVLALELLSQGKIATDKMITKIFSIEEARQAFETVMAGNEIKVLIKS; this comes from the coding sequence ATGTTATCAGTAGTAAAAACAAAAGCAGGTTATGACAATTTAGAAATTTTAGAACTAGAAGAACCAAAAGTTTACGGAGATAAAGTTAAAATTGCAGTAGGCTTTACTGGTATATGTGGTTCTGATATTCATACCTTCAAAGGAGAATACAATAGTAAAAATCTTCCAGTAACATTAGGTCATGAATTTTCTGGAAGGGTCGTAGAAGTAGGAGAAAATGTGAAAAATATTAGGGTGGGTGATAGGGTAACGAGTGAAACTACCTTTGAAACTTGTGGAGAATGTATCTATTGCCAAAGTAAAGATTATAACCTATGCAGTAAAAGAAAGGGTATTGGAACACAAATTAACGGAAGTATGGCTAAATATGTTTTATCAAGAGAAGAAAGTTGCCACGTTTTACCAGATAACGTAAGTTTAGAAGCTGCTTCACTAACAGAACCTCTAGCTTGTTGTACCCATGCAGTTATGGAAAAAACATCTGTTAAAGATGGAGATGTAGTTTTAGTTATCGGTCCAGGACCAATAGGTTTATTACTATCTCAAGTAGCAAAAGCAAATGGTGCAAAAGTTATCCTAACTGGTATAACAAAAGATATGCCACGTTTAAATCTTGCTAAAGAAATAGGAATTGATATCATAGTAGACAGCCTAAAAGAAAATTTAGAAGAAATTGTCCTAAGAGAAACTAATGGTTACGGAGTTGATAAAGCCTTTGATTGTTCTGGTGCTGTTATCGCAGTAAATTCAGCCCTACCCCTAGTTAAGAAAAAAGGAGATTTTGTTCAAGTTGGACTGTTTGCTGAAAAACGCAACTCACTAGACCAAGAATCAATTATCCAAAGAGAATTACGTTATATCGGTTCTCGCTCTCAAAAACCATCATCTTGGGTGCTAGCCTTAGAATTATTATCGCAAGGAAAAATTGCGACAGATAAAATGATTACAAAAATTTTCAGCATAGAAGAAGCAAGACAAGCATTTGAAACTGTAATGGCAGGTAATGAAATAAAAGTCTTAATAAAATCATAA
- a CDS encoding recombinase family protein, with amino-acid sequence MKYGYIRVSTREQNIERQLTAMYENGISRRYIYIDKMSGKDFNRRSYRQMIKRLKKGDEIVIKSIDRLGRNYDEILEQWRYLVRECEVDIRVIDLELLNTKSAFDNNITGRFISDLVLQVLSYVAQVERENTLQRQKEGIIEAKKKGVRFGRPKKEVPDNFEEVYQKWKLEEVNIREAAIILGVAKTTCYNWLIQRKNKKNLQNTRFLD; translated from the coding sequence ATGAAATACGGTTATATAAGAGTATCAACAAGAGAACAAAATATTGAACGCCAGTTGACGGCTATGTACGAAAATGGTATTAGCCGCAGATATATTTATATTGATAAGATGTCGGGGAAAGATTTTAACAGAAGATCTTACAGACAAATGATAAAACGTCTAAAAAAAGGAGATGAAATTGTAATTAAATCAATTGATCGTTTGGGAAGAAATTATGACGAGATTCTTGAACAATGGCGTTACTTGGTAAGAGAATGTGAGGTGGATATTAGGGTTATTGATTTAGAACTACTCAATACTAAGTCGGCCTTTGATAATAATATTACAGGACGATTTATTTCAGATTTAGTCTTACAGGTATTATCCTACGTTGCACAAGTTGAACGTGAGAACACACTTCAGAGGCAAAAGGAGGGGATAATAGAGGCAAAGAAAAAAGGGGTTAGGTTTGGACGGCCTAAAAAGGAAGTGCCGGATAATTTTGAAGAAGTTTATCAAAAGTGGAAACTAGAAGAAGTAAATATTCGAGAAGCGGCTATAATACTAGGAGTAGCAAAGACGACTTGCTACAACTGGTTAATACAGAGAAAAAACAAAAAAAATTTGCAAAATACCAGGTTTTTGGACTAG
- a CDS encoding DEAD/DEAH box helicase family protein — protein sequence MIGLKLKDFQEKAVDFLFEKTTNSKSKPKIVLQSPTGSGKTIILVAYIEKYLDYHEDDIICWFCPGKGELEEQSKEKMCRFSPTLKTGTLFDILSSGFVSGTSYFINWETITKKDNTAIRESERKNLFERISEAHRKGKNFIIIIDEEHQNNTSKADDIISSINAKYEIRVSATPNKRVVGEFYEIPELDVINEELITRFMYINKGLESVSVIDPKNEAEILLEKADEVRKEIAQAYIDEKEDVRPLVLVQFPNLNDELIEFVENKLNNMGYSYQNKLLASWFSAENKEDKDRKSKKLGKINIGTRDEDSITKANASPVFLLFKQALATGWDCPRAKILVKLRENMSDTFEIQTLGRLRRMPKAKHYGRDILDCSYLYTFDEKYKLDVIKAGSGFETQRLFLKDEVKTIKLKKELRNQDGNYVDEQEMRNRIYEFFKEKYSLDSIKQENRKRLENAGFIFGTSLKRKYLTGKYSTLMQVNEEHAQYGIMDIEVNTHIHGIDRQHCVDAIKKHIGLSYDKTHQILKTLFLGGNFGNKRYKLLNLNLREFYAFIINNVDRLKEDFITFSGIKYLQVQWLENRIEDFVIPSEEHYRYVPFEPNVRNLETNVYKEYNTSMITDDFRSTSERLFEKYCEKNPNVKYVYKNGDSGQQYLSVVYGTNFDKQRLFYPDYIIQLQDGSIWLIETKGGEKNGQSKNIDIQVENKFEAFKEFAKKHGYKFGFVRDRNDELYLNNTDYVEDMKNNSWLLLAEIF from the coding sequence ATGATTGGATTAAAACTTAAAGATTTTCAAGAAAAAGCAGTAGACTTTCTTTTTGAAAAAACAACAAATAGTAAGTCTAAACCCAAAATTGTCCTGCAAAGTCCTACAGGAAGTGGTAAAACAATAATTTTAGTAGCCTACATTGAAAAATATTTAGATTATCATGAAGATGATATTATTTGTTGGTTTTGTCCGGGCAAGGGAGAACTTGAAGAACAGTCAAAAGAAAAAATGTGTCGATTTTCACCGACTTTAAAAACAGGAACTTTATTTGATATTTTATCTAGTGGATTTGTTTCTGGCACAAGCTACTTTATTAACTGGGAAACAATTACTAAAAAAGATAATACTGCCATAAGAGAAAGCGAAAGAAAAAATCTATTTGAAAGAATTTCTGAAGCACATAGAAAAGGTAAAAACTTTATTATTATCATAGATGAAGAACATCAAAATAATACATCTAAAGCAGATGATATTATTTCAAGTATCAATGCAAAATATGAAATAAGAGTATCTGCTACACCAAATAAAAGAGTTGTTGGAGAATTTTATGAAATACCAGAACTTGATGTAATCAATGAAGAATTAATTACTCGCTTTATGTATATTAATAAAGGATTAGAATCAGTAAGTGTAATTGACCCCAAAAATGAAGCAGAAATACTACTAGAAAAAGCAGACGAAGTTAGAAAAGAAATTGCACAAGCCTATATAGATGAAAAAGAAGATGTAAGACCTCTTGTTTTAGTTCAATTTCCAAATTTAAATGATGAACTTATTGAATTTGTAGAAAACAAATTGAATAACATGGGCTATAGTTATCAAAATAAACTACTGGCTTCATGGTTTAGTGCAGAAAATAAGGAAGACAAAGACAGAAAATCTAAAAAACTAGGAAAAATAAATATCGGAACAAGAGATGAAGACAGCATTACAAAAGCTAATGCAAGCCCTGTATTTTTACTTTTCAAACAAGCACTAGCTACTGGCTGGGATTGCCCTCGTGCCAAGATACTTGTAAAACTGCGTGAGAACATGAGTGATACATTTGAAATTCAAACGCTAGGTAGACTTAGAAGAATGCCAAAGGCAAAACATTATGGAAGAGATATACTAGACTGTTCATATCTATATACATTTGATGAAAAATATAAATTAGATGTAATAAAAGCTGGTAGCGGATTTGAAACGCAGAGATTATTTTTAAAAGATGAAGTAAAAACTATAAAACTTAAAAAAGAACTTAGAAATCAGGACGGCAACTATGTAGACGAACAAGAAATGCGTAATCGTATCTATGAATTTTTTAAAGAAAAATATTCATTAGACAGTATAAAACAAGAAAATAGAAAAAGACTAGAAAATGCCGGTTTTATTTTTGGTACAAGCTTAAAAAGAAAATACCTAACAGGTAAATATTCTACACTAATGCAAGTAAATGAAGAACATGCACAATATGGAATAATGGATATTGAAGTAAATACCCACATTCACGGTATTGATAGACAGCATTGCGTTGATGCCATTAAAAAACATATCGGACTTAGCTATGACAAGACACATCAAATACTTAAAACATTATTCCTAGGAGGGAATTTTGGGAATAAGAGATATAAATTACTAAATTTAAACCTAAGAGAATTTTACGCTTTTATTATTAATAATGTTGATAGATTAAAAGAGGATTTTATTACATTTTCCGGAATAAAATATTTGCAGGTGCAGTGGTTGGAAAACAGAATTGAAGATTTTGTAATTCCGTCTGAAGAACATTATCGTTATGTTCCATTTGAACCAAACGTAAGAAATTTAGAAACGAATGTGTATAAGGAATATAATACATCTATGATTACAGACGATTTTCGGTCTACATCAGAAAGACTATTTGAAAAATATTGTGAGAAAAATCCTAATGTGAAATATGTGTATAAAAATGGAGATAGTGGACAACAATATCTATCAGTAGTTTATGGAACAAATTTTGATAAACAAAGACTATTTTATCCCGACTATATTATTCAACTTCAAGATGGTTCAATCTGGTTGATTGAAACTAAAGGAGGAGAGAAAAACGGACAAAGTAAAAATATCGATATTCAAGTAGAAAATAAGTTTGAAGCATTTAAAGAATTTGCAAAAAAACACGGATACAAGTTTGGTTTTGTTAGAGATAGAAATGATGAACTATATTTAAATAATACAGACTATGTAGAAGATATGAAAAATAATAGTTGGCTTTTACTTGCGGAGATATTCTAG
- a CDS encoding galactitol-1-phosphate 5-dehydrogenase: MKAAVLYEGTKIETREVEEIACGKKDVKIKVMACGICGSDIHKMQTRWKYSYPAVMGHEFSGRVVEVGNEVTKFKVGDRVVAVPFLPCKKCSYCEQGNYSMCENYKMIGTHFYGGFAEYCTLPEENLLNIGNLDFERASFIEPLAVVMHAVMGIKVQLGDSIVILGAGTIGMLTMQAVKALGASKIIVVDIDNKKLEKAKELGASHTINSLEENLKEKVYEYTAGFGADISLECAGSPITQEQALLITKKSGKIGYTGIAYKDVLLKEEAFESIFRKELTLKGFWNSYSAPFPGREWTNAIELLTKEIIKVDSFISHRFLVEEVAKAFQMILNKEEVYNKVLIKPQGE; encoded by the coding sequence GTGAAAGCAGCAGTATTATACGAAGGAACAAAGATAGAAACTAGGGAAGTTGAAGAAATAGCTTGTGGTAAAAAAGATGTAAAAATAAAAGTTATGGCTTGTGGAATATGTGGTTCAGATATTCACAAAATGCAAACTAGGTGGAAATATTCTTACCCAGCAGTTATGGGTCATGAATTTTCTGGGCGAGTAGTAGAAGTGGGAAATGAAGTTACAAAATTCAAAGTAGGAGATAGAGTGGTGGCAGTGCCATTTTTACCTTGTAAAAAATGTAGTTATTGTGAACAAGGAAATTACTCTATGTGCGAAAATTATAAAATGATAGGCACTCACTTTTACGGAGGATTTGCAGAATATTGCACTCTACCAGAAGAAAATCTTTTAAATATAGGTAATTTAGATTTTGAAAGAGCAAGTTTTATAGAACCTCTAGCAGTTGTTATGCACGCAGTTATGGGTATAAAAGTTCAACTGGGAGACAGTATTGTTATTTTGGGAGCTGGAACAATTGGTATGCTAACTATGCAGGCAGTAAAAGCCTTGGGAGCAAGTAAAATTATAGTAGTCGATATTGATAACAAAAAACTTGAAAAAGCTAAAGAGTTAGGAGCAAGTCATACCATAAACTCCCTAGAAGAAAATTTAAAAGAAAAAGTATATGAATACACAGCAGGTTTTGGAGCAGATATTTCTTTAGAATGTGCAGGAAGTCCTATAACACAAGAGCAAGCACTTTTAATTACTAAAAAAAGTGGCAAGATAGGTTATACAGGTATAGCTTATAAAGATGTTTTATTAAAAGAAGAAGCCTTTGAAAGTATTTTTAGAAAAGAATTAACCTTAAAAGGATTTTGGAATTCTTATTCTGCACCATTTCCTGGTCGTGAATGGACTAATGCCATAGAATTATTAACCAAAGAAATTATTAAAGTTGATAGTTTTATTTCTCATAGATTTTTAGTGGAAGAAGTTGCCAAAGCTTTCCAAATGATTTTAAACAAAGAAGAAGTATACAACAAAGTATTAATTAAACCTCAAGGAGAATAA